The stretch of DNA gacTTCGCTGTcagttaccggctctaccatagggacggaCTGCACCTcagtggggagggtgcagctgtgcttggggagaagatggctagaagggtggaggagtgtttaaactagggactgggggggagggaacctgcaacatagagggggaagatagtgtagatagagtggGGACTTATtattgtacctgggggtggagcggagggaggggttagaatagttaatagggataggcttcaaaggAAGAACAACCATATGCCattaaattgcatgttgactaatgccagaagtctgaccaataaatctgatcaactggagtggttgatgtctgaggagcattatgacatagtgggtataagagagacttggttggatgatacctgtgactgggcggtcaacatacagggttatagtctattcaggaaggatcggacaaaacggaaagggggaggagtctgtctttatgcaAAATCCAGTCTGAAGACCGCACTGCgtgaggatatacgggagggaaacgatattgtggagtcattatgggtagaaatatatggagataaaaataataaaattctgataggggtttagtataagccaccaaacataatggaagaagcagaagatcaattaatgaggcaaataaacaaggcagcaaatcagaatgaggaggtaataatgggggactttaactatcctgatataatttgggagactgagtcctgtgaatctcataaaggaaacaggtttctgactatagctaaagacaattatctgtcccaaatggtgcagagcctgaccagagggggcaccgtactagacttaatattaaccaacagacctgacagagtaactgatgtgcaaatagaaggacacctgggaaatagggatcataatataatacattataacttgttcttcaataagggaatctctcgaggggccacaaaaacaatgaactttaggaaggcaaagttcgttcaactcagagaagcccttaacaatataaaatgggataatgtcctcaaaaacaagaatactgacactaaatgggagacttttaaaaatatcttaaactctcactgtaagatgtatataccttttgggaataaaagggtcagaaataaaatcaaaccaatatggatgaataaaaatgttaagggggcaataaatgacaaaaataaagcatttaaaatactaaaacaggatggcagtgaagaagcattaaaaagctatagagaaaaatgtaaaatatgtaaaaaacagataaaagccgcaaaaaaagagacagaaagactcattaccaaagagagtaaaactaaccccaaaatgttttttaactatataaatagcaaaaagttcaaaaatgaaagtgtaggccctttaaaaaatgataaagaagaaattataaacggggatcaggaaaaagcaaatatattaaacaaattcttctccactgtattcactgaggaaaatgaaatgccaggtgaaatacagcgagataaggcaaactcctctttacaggtcacctgtctaacccgggaagaagtacagtgtcgcctacaaaaaatcaaaatagacaaatcaccaggtccagatggcattcacccccatgttctaaaggaattaagtagtgtaatagacagacctctattttttatatttatggactctatagtaacggggactgttccccaggactggcgcatggcaaatgtggtgccaatatttaaaaatgggacaaaaggtgaccccggaaattataggcctgttagtttaacctctgttgtatgtaaattgtttgagggttttctaagagatgctattttggaatatattgatacaaataaatgtatgacttcatatcagcatggctttatgagggatcggacctgtcaaactaacctgatcagcttttatgaggaggtgagctccaaacttgaccatgggcaatcgctggatgtcgtatatctggatttttccaaagcatttgatacggttccacataaacggttggtgcataaaatgagaaggatggggctgggggagaatgtgtgtaagttggtaagtaactggctcagtgataggaaacagagggtgtttattaatggtacttattctgattgggtgactgtaactagtggggtaccacaggggtcagtattgggtcctgtcctatttaatatattcattaatgaccctgtagaggggttgaatagtaaagtagcagtctttgcagatgatacttaactctgtaaagcggtaaacacaatagaggccagggcactgttacaaatggatctggataggttggaggcttgggctgggaagtggcacatgaggttcaactctgataaatgtaaggtaattcacatggggaggaaaaatccggcctgggattatgtattaaatgggagcacacttgggatgactgacgtggaaaaggacttgggagttttagtgaacagtaaatttagctgtagtgaccagtgtcgggcagctgctgccaaggcaaataaaatcatggggtgcatcaatatgggcatagatgcccacgacaaggaaataattctaccactgtacaaatccctagtcagaccacacatagaatactgtgtacagtactgggcaccagtgtacaagaaagatatagtggagctggagagggttcaaagacgggcaaccagggtaatacggggaatgggaggactacagtacacagaaagattgtcagaattagggttatttagtttagaaaaaagaaggcttaggggagacctaataactatgtataaatatatcaggggacagtacagagatctttcccatgatctatttatacccaggactgtatatctataacaagggggcatcctctacgtctagaggaaagaaggtttctacaccagcacagatgggggttctttactgtaagagcagtgagactgtggaattctctcccggaggaggtcgtcatggggaactctgtaaaagaatttaaaaggggtctggatgcatttttggagagtaaaaaCATTGCTGTTTATGtaaattagaattatagggacagaacgttgatccagtgatttattctgactgccatatttggagttgggaaggaattttttacctctagtatgaggtttttttttgtgccttcctctggattaactcagtagggactcattagggatataggttgaacgagatggactctggtctttttcaaccttatgaactatgttactataagtactgaaaggataaagattttttaatagaagtaatttacaaatctgtttaactttctggatccagttgatatataaaaaaaagttttttcctggaatacccctttaaggactcgggatgcagggcgtatgcatacgccctgcgtcctgaacaggttaaaccaaaaaaacgctggtcatcgaactTCACTAAAtccaaagtagtcctctgcatacacggatctaaaaggagaaaaaaaaatgtgttagtacatttagggggaaaaaaagtgataacaattttatttataaacacatctatatataacacatttttttcacagctgCGACTTGAGGTGGGGGTTACAAAGGAATGTTCTGAATTAATtctttggtttttgcttatgtgtgctaaaaatggtattcaaaagtgatttattagtttttgcttatgtgagacaaattaatcaaccccctgtgatagtatgataaatatgtcacatgtaagcaaaaaaaaaaaattactacagaactcgcttaccaaagcaacgatgataaatgcccTGGTACATATTTGTATCATAGCAACTGGAACTGGCGTTGCAAGGGGCAGAGACTGGCCAGGCTCTTGGGATTGTTCACATTGTGCCCATTAAAAGAAAACTGTAATCATGTAAAGtcaaatataaatctgccacaaatGGAACACAGGCCCTTGCACTTGTCTAATAGCAGAAAAATGCACCAAATGCTTttgctgagatttaaaggggtactccggtgaaaaccttttttcttttaaatcaactggtgccagaaagttaaatagatttgtaaattctattaaaaaatcttaatccttcctgtacttattagctgctgaatactacagaggaaattcttttctttttggaattctctctgatgacatcacaagcacagtgctctttgctgatgtcataataataataataataataactctttatttattgttgtccttagtgggatttggacccaaggccccagcactgcaaggcagcagtgctaaccactgagccaccatgctgcccttaggatacatctgctctgcacggttgctaaaatggacagagatgtcagcagagagcactgtattcgtgatgtcatcagtgttccaaaaagaaaggaatttcttctgtagcattcagcagattataagtactggaaggattaagattttttaatagaagtaatttacaaatatgtttaactttctggcaccagttgatttaaaagaaaaaaggttttcaccggagtacctctttaacttttATAATGTTGCTGTATGCCAGTTTATTTTAGATCTAATCTGTAAAATTGGGTTTCAAGCAGTGCTAAAACAGGGAGAGGCGAAATACCTAgtctttatatgtatttattattgATTGTAGTGTCAGTTTTGTAATAACTTTATAATTTGTTTCTTAGGCAATCGTGGCCCACAAAGATTGATGTTCCACAAGATTTGGAGGATGATCTGACAACCTCTCCATTAGCCCATGTGGCTGTTCCACCAACACCAGCACGGAGTGCAGAAAATGTGCTTAATGGCCATAGAAATAAAGGCGTTGTGGAACCACTGAAAAAGGAGGATGTGCCAGATTTTTCTGGCCCAACAGCTTCAGGAGTACCTCCTGTGGCCCTGAACCCATCAACAAGTGGCAGGAAATGCCTTTTCAGAGTtgaagaagatgaggaggaagatGAAGAAGATAAGAAGCATATTTCACTCTCCACACAAGTTGTTTTGCGACGCAAGCCCTCTGTTACAAACCGCCTAACATCTAGGAAGAGTGCCCCAGTGCTCAACCAGATCTTTGAAGAAGGAGAGTCTGATGATGAGTTTGATATGGATGAAAATCTTCCCCCAAAGCTAAGTAGATTAAAAATGAACATAGCTTCTCCTGGTACTGTTCATAAAAGATACCACAGAAGGAAAAGCCAAGGTCGAGGATCAAGCTGCAGCAGCTCAGAAACAAGTGATGATGATTCTGAGAGTAGGAGAAGGCTAGATAAAGATAGTGGCTTTACCTATTCTTGGCACAGAAGAGACAGCAGTGAAGGTCCACCTGGGAATCAAGGTGATGGGGGAGGACAAAGTAAACCAAGCAATGGAAGTTCAGGTGTTGACAAAACTAGTCCAAGTGATAATAAAGGAGGTGGCAGTCCATCCGGTAGTTCTGACGGCAACACCAACAATTCCTCTGGGAACAGCCGTAACTGCGCTGGTTCTGGAAACTCGGTGCAACAGTCCCCAAGAAGCGCAGGAGAACTTGTAGAAAGCCTGAAACTCATGGGTTTGTGTCTGGGCTCCCAACTCCATAATGGAGCCAAGTATATCATTGATCCTCAAAACAGTCTGTCATTTTCAAGTGTCAAAGTGCAGGAGAAGTCCAGCTGGAAGATGTGCATTAGCTCGAATGGCACTGCTGGTAATAGCGTACCTACAGCCAGTATAAAACTATTCTCTGACCAAATGTCAGACTCTGCCAATGAACTAGAGCTTCTGAAGAGTAAAAACTTTAAGAACAATGTTTTACAGCTACCTCTTTGTGAAAAAACAATATCTGTGAATATCCAGAGGAATCCCAAGGAGGGATTGCTATGTACCACTAGTCAGGCCAGCTGTTGCCATGTCATTTAATAGTTGCTTTATGTACATAAGTGTGGCACCATCATTCAAGGCTGAGAACAGTTGCTGGTTTTGTCTATGCCATTTTATagtcttattttttttctaagtGGGCTTAGTTATTTATTACGGTTTTAGTTTGTTTTTGCTAGGTAGATCAGCAGCACATTGCATTTCTATGCAGGCTTCTtgctgacactttttttttttgtagctcaTTCTAAATATTTTTACTGTGTAAATTTCAATTGTTTTAacgaaaacaaaaagaaataatttttagTGTGACCTTGTAACGCACTTACGAATCTCATTTTCAGCACTTAAGCTAAGGAGACCTTTTTTTAGATTTCCTTATGATTTCCTTAGATTTCTTTGCTTAATTCCAGTCCTGACTATTGTGATTGTCGTGTACTATTGTGTGTCTGAGAGAAAACCAAAGCAATAATGTTTTATTGTAGAATCCTCCTCTAGGGTGGTCTCATATTCCAAGGCTTGCACAAATTAATCATGCACTGAAATAGTTTTTAACACCTTAAGTCCCTCTTTTGTCTGACAAATTACAGAATCTACTTTGTACCAGCCTTAAATATGAAGTACTGACCCAAAAAATGATGTCTACTTTAACTTTGTTTTTACACAAATGaagaaaattttagtttttcctagTTTTAGTGACAGAAAAtagggattttattaaagacaagagatGAGTATTATAATGCCAAATCTTTCTTTACCAACTTGAACAGCAGCAAAAGAGTTAACAGAAACAAGAGAAAAAAAGTTTCAGGTGCTATCAGGTATGCAACCAGGTACAGTTCTTCCAATCACCGTGCAGCCTAGGTTATataatcaaaaccgaatgaccatggattcaggagtttgtctggcgcagagaggaaccatcaggaagccaagtaaaatcaatggatttatgaaatgcaacgcgtttcgctgcgcatgcgcagcttcatcaggcataacaagagaaggctggtgacagatatatatacctccaggaattaaccattagagtactttttgaaagagttgttgcattaaattacatatccacatatgaatgtgacaatatataaaaaaatataaataaatataaatagacagacgacaatcacaaaaataaaacaataatgtagAAGCACAATGAAATCACATaaacatataatataattatcgcatgtggtgtgaatataccccacaTGCGACTTAAGCAATCACACCGCTTGGTCatcggtgcggcattcaacaacgcaagttgaatattatttcaaaatatatagtatagaAAAATATGGACCTATAAGATACTATATGTgttagttcagaaagcaaaaaattGAATTATATATCACTGCACTATCTAAATGGGTAATGACAGTACAAATAAAGTAAAATGAACAGTGCGGTAttacaaatcgcaactgacccgAGGTTGACATgtgaacactacttagaaaagaagtgggggaaatgaactagaataactagtgcggtattgagtACAGCACCCGGCCAAGACGCAAGGTGTGAATACTCGTAGAAGGATAACAACATATTTATAAAAtcaaaatttacaaacaacaaaaaataataaataaataaaaaataaatagtaaatataCAGAGGTTTCTGTATACAAGGaagaaaaggagaaaagaaagaaaagaacctGGATAATAAAGCATAAATGATAATAGATAAACAGTAAAAAACGAccagataataaaaataataaaaataaatataaataaaatataacaaaagaCGTACCTATAAACCAATTTCAATAAACAAGTAGGAGAGAAGGAAACAATATCCCGGATAGGATGCTCCAGgatgaacagcacagaaggaacaacgAAAAAAACGGGTATAGATGTAATATTTTGGAGATAAATCTATTAGGAGAAATGTAATATTATAGaccctaatttatcagattatttaactgtatcgatacattcattaaaaccttgagggtgcaaagtatgtaatttgtgaatccagaaggattcatgattatttaatctttgtatagggctgattataaaaatgaagccctcAGAATTCTATCAGATCTTGAATATTACACCCCACTTCCCAATGACCCTTCtcctcatattttttcacaatattgtttGCTCATAGGTGGAGCTGTAGAAAATCAATTGCTGGACaaaagggagcacacatttctcaatattaaaaattataatttacctatttttttattatttacccaaattacataaatgtttaattaacccccctggtagacctattatttctggtattggtttgattactgcaaacctttcccaTTTTATAGATTTATTTCTCCAACCTTACGTTCTACATTTACCATCCTATTTGAGAGATTCAGCTCAGCTCATTTCTGAACTACATGCCTTATCCCTACCCCCTTATTATAGTTTTCTTACCCTGGATGTATGCTCCCtttattctaacatctccactgatttaggtgttcctgcaATTAGACATTTCCTACAAGAGGACCCCTCACTAAACCCTAGTCAGTCAGAATTCTTACTGGAATccattagatttattcttcttaataatgtCTTTGAATTTAATCATACCATTTATCGGCAgaacaggggctgtgccatggggactcgattcgcccccagttacgctaatttgttcatggggtGATTCGAGTCCCTAATTATGGCACAGTCCCTATATTttaagtttgtttttttctttcgtcgttatatgGACGATCTCTtcttgatctgggtaggtaccaaacatgaagctgaccttTTTGTAAATGAGCTGAATACTAATACATGGGGCATaaaatttactatgcattatgcagaaagctccattcaatttttagaccttgatatccataaaacagatgatggcactatttccactaagacttttttttaaatctgttgatATTAACAGTTTCTTGCAGTTCGACAGCGCACActatccaagctggctaagaggggtgccattcggccagtatttacgaattcgcagaaactgtacttctgattcagattttatttctcaaGCAGATGTTTTAAAAAAACGCTTTATACAGAAGGGCTATCCTAGATCGCTCTTAACCAAGGCATATATGAAGGTGaaggataaaaaacaatctgatttggttacatctattcCCAAAACATCTAGTTCCAATCAGcctcataacccctttagatataattttgttacaaatttcaatattgaggcatctaatattagaaaaatactaactaagaattggcccattattcaaaatgataaaattctaaatcAAATAATTCCCCCAGTTCCTAATGTCACTTACAGACGTTCTAAAAATCTTAGCAATTTGttagcccccagtagattttccGAACATCCGACACCACAGAATATCCGTCCCTTTAAACCATACTGTTTCCCCtgtaaaaaaaagtcgctgcctttgCTGCGAATGGATCATTCAAACTGAcactttttcttcttatttcacacagcaaacatttaaaataaaagattcattAAATTGcaacaccacttttgctatttatctattaacctgtggttgcgaccgccaatatgtcggccgcaccacacaaactgtacgctccaggatgaacaagcacagatggaacataaaacatggttttttgttgcacagtttgtcccgacacttcactcttcaccatcaaaaaaacactgaaacattGAAATTaatcattttagaaactatccccattcatttacctaacagaatacaaagattaaataatcgtgaatccttctggattcacaaattacatactttgcaccctcaaggttttaatgaatgtatcgatacagttaaataatctgataaattagggtCTATAATATTACATTTCTCCTAATAGATTTATCTCCAAAATATTACATCTATACCCGTTTTTTTcgttgttccttctgtgctgttcatcCTGGTGCGTCCTATCCGGGATATTGTTTCCTTCTCTCCTACTTGTTTATTGAAATTGGTTTATAGGGACGtcttttgttatattttatttttattatttttattatctggTCGTTTTTTACTGTTTATCTATTATCATTTATGCTTTATTATCCaggttcttttctttcttttctcatTTTCTTCCTTGTATACAGAAACCTCTGtatatttactatttattttttatttatttattattttttgttgtttgtaaattttgaTTTTATAAATATGTTGTTATCCTTCTACGAGTATGCACACCTTGCGTCTTGGCCGGGTGCTGTactcaataccgcactagttattctagttcatttcccccacttcttttctaagtagtgttcacATGTCACCCTcgggtcagttgcgatttgtaaTACCGCACTGTTCATTTTACTTTATTTGTACTGTCATTACCCATTTAGATGCAGTGATATATAATTCaattttttgctttctgaactaacACATATAGTATCTTATAGGTCCATATTTTtctatactatatattttgaaataatattcaacttgcgttgttgaatgccgcaccgatGACCAAGCGGTGTGATTGCTTAAGTCGCAtgtggggtatattcacaccacatgcgataattatattatatgtttATGTGATTTCATTGTGCTTctacattattgttttatttttgtgattgtcgtctgtctatttatatttatttatatttttctatattttttatatattgtcacattcatatgtggatatgtaattttatgcaacaactctttcaaaaagtactctaatggttaattcctggaggtatatatatctgtcaccagccttctcttgttatgcctgatgaagctgcgcatgcgcagcgaaacgcgttgcatttaataaatccattgaatttacttggcttcctgatggttcctctctgcgccagacaaactcctgaatccatggtcattcggttttgattttacttctacccaggagggctgcagtggaccttcttttacatttcttctgcattttaccttgttgtgtgtgggcgcacaaccaactctggtaagcggttagggaattaccgtcccccacccccactaacaagatctgctgtTCATCCCCAAGATCTGAGGAAACAATGACTGAGTTGGCCACCAAGGAGTAATTAGGACCAGAGTCTATTTCTGAGTTAGAACTCTCGGAATGAGAGCAAAAGAAGGAAAGGCATACAGGGTCGTTAGTGGCCATAATTGGAGAAAAGCATCTGACGCCAACTGAGGAATATGACAATTTAATCAGGATGCAAAAAGATCTATCGTGAAAGGACCCCCAAAGAGAGTTGATCTGTTGGAAAAAATCTGGATCTAGTCTCCAATCGCTGGAGTCGGTCAAATGGCGTAAATACCAATCCGCCACCGTGTTGGAGAGACCTGGAAGATACTCTGCTTTGACAGTAATGTTCCTGTCCAAACAAAAAAAGCCAAAATTTCTTGGTAATGTTGGTTAGCATTTTCGATTTTGTGCCTCCAAGATAGAAACATAGaacgtgtcggcagataagaaccataatataatccttgttatagatacagtcctgggtataaatagatcatgggagagatctctgtactgccccctgatatatttatacatagttattaggtctccctaagccttcttttttctaaactaaataaccccaattctgataatctttctgggtactgtagtcctcccattccctgtattactctggttgcccgtctttgaaccctctccagctccactatatctttcttatacactggtgcacagtactgtacacagtattctatgagtGGTCTcattagtgatttgtacagcggtagaattatttccttgtcgtgggcatctatgcccctattgatgcaccccatgattttatttgccttggcagcagctgcccgacactggtcactacagctaagtttacaaCAGTATAAGAATACAAGCTTGAACTCACCGCTCCTGTAGAATATTTCATACGGTCATTCTGTTCCGGCAGGGAGACTTCATTGAtgcggggtgctcagaggcaaacagGCGTTTTCGCACAATAGGTGTGTGCTTCTTTAGGCCGCAAGAAGCAAACACCTATTGTGCGAAAACGTCTGTTTGCGGTTTAGCGGTGAGTGCAAGCTTCTATTCTTATACtttagtaaacttagctgtagtgaccagtgtcgggcagctgctgccaaggcaaataaaatcatggggtgcatcagtaGGGGCATAgaggcccatgacaaggaaataattccaccgctgtacaaatcactagtcagaccacacatagaatactgtgtacaatactggccaccagtgtacaagaaagatatagaggGCTTGTAACTGGGGCTTAGCAGGGGCTGCATGAGACATAGCCTTAATGACTGACTTAGTAATAGAATCCTGTACCGTATTCTTAGCTGACTGTACAGCAGAACGGACAGACATATTAACAGATTCCTCTACTATATTTTTAATATGGTCCTCAATAGCAATTTCATAATCCTTATCCTCTGAAGGAATATTAGAGAGGTTAGACTCTCTGAGGGAATCTTCATTTGCCATGTTAAATATGTATTGACAGAAAAATTTACTCAGCAGAGTATTAAATAATAATGGTAagtataatatagtaatatatgacCACTGAggcagaattatatatatatatatatatatatatatatatgtgtgtgtgtcactgAATGGTTCAGGGAGCGACAGCAGAACACTAAAGAAGCAGGATGTCAGCTCTGTTGTCTGTGAGGTGAGAATGCGCGAAGTGCAGAGATAtatgaacaggcagaggaagtcTTGGAAGAAGCCTGATGAGATCGCGTCAGAAGCGAGCAGGAGCGGAAATCCCCTGTGTCTAAATGAACGGAGGACAAAGAGAAAATGTGTGCTGTGACCCATGCAGCGGAGGGGGGATTAAggaaaaaggtgaaagggaaaagCTGTGTGCCGCAGAGGGGAAACAAATCACTGACCCAGAGATGAACAGAGGGATCcaggctctgtatatatataacgcAGAACGGAACAGAGATAGTAGGCTAAGTAAATATAATAATACAGAAATGGAAAAACTATGTAATgcaataatggccctcatttactaagagtggagtgtaggtttctttgtgggtttaaattccctacaatttattttccacggtatttactaaggtttccctacattttccactttccctacacttttcttttttttacgcatggtctgatctgtctggttttcctcagctcaaatccaccacattttatgtggaaacctaagtaaatatgtcgggtttttgtgaaaatgtcgggaacacgcccctttttggatacCAGGCCCCCTTTTCCCTGTGGCCACactcctttttcgggttttctttgcAAAATGGATAGTTAGCCGgggttttttttaattctggcgcaga from Hyla sarda isolate aHylSar1 chromosome 5, aHylSar1.hap1, whole genome shotgun sequence encodes:
- the SNRK gene encoding SNF-related serine/threonine-protein kinase isoform X2, translating into MLVCGTPPFQEANDSETLTMIMDCKYTVPKHVSRECKDLITRMLQRDPKRRASLEEIENHPWLQGVDPSPATKYNIPLVSYKNLSEEEHNSIIQRMVLGDIADRDAIVDALETNKYNHITATYFLLAERILREKQEKEIQTRSASPSNIKAQFRQSWPTKIDVPQDLEDDLTTSPLAHVAVPPTPARSAENVLNGHRNKGVVEPLKKEDVPDFSGPTASGVPPVALNPSTSGRKCLFRVEEDEEEDEEDKKHISLSTQVVLRRKPSVTNRLTSRKSAPVLNQIFEEGESDDEFDMDENLPPKLSRLKMNIASPGTVHKRYHRRKSQGRGSSCSSSETSDDDSESRRRLDKDSGFTYSWHRRDSSEGPPGNQGDGGGQSKPSNGSSGVDKTSPSDNKGGGSPSGSSDGNTNNSSGNSRNCAGSGNSVQQSPRSAGELVESLKLMGLCLGSQLHNGAKYIIDPQNSLSFSSVKVQEKSSWKMCISSNGTAGNSVPTASIKLFSDQMSDSANELELLKSKNFKNNVLQLPLCEKTISVNIQRNPKEGLLCTTSQASCCHVI
- the SNRK gene encoding SNF-related serine/threonine-protein kinase isoform X1, producing MAGFKRGYDGKIAGLYDLDKTLGRGHFAVVKLARHVFTGEKVAVKVIDKTKLDSLATGHLFQEVRCMKLVQHPNIVRLYEVIDTQTKLYLILELGDGGDMYDYIMKHEEGLSEDLAKKYFAQIVHAISYCHKLHVVHRDLKPENVVFFEKQGLVKLTDFGFSNKFQPGKKLTTSCGSLAYSAPEILLGDEYDAPAVDIWSLGVILFMLVCGTPPFQEANDSETLTMIMDCKYTVPKHVSRECKDLITRMLQRDPKRRASLEEIENHPWLQGVDPSPATKYNIPLVSYKNLSEEEHNSIIQRMVLGDIADRDAIVDALETNKYNHITATYFLLAERILREKQEKEIQTRSASPSNIKAQFRQSWPTKIDVPQDLEDDLTTSPLAHVAVPPTPARSAENVLNGHRNKGVVEPLKKEDVPDFSGPTASGVPPVALNPSTSGRKCLFRVEEDEEEDEEDKKHISLSTQVVLRRKPSVTNRLTSRKSAPVLNQIFEEGESDDEFDMDENLPPKLSRLKMNIASPGTVHKRYHRRKSQGRGSSCSSSETSDDDSESRRRLDKDSGFTYSWHRRDSSEGPPGNQGDGGGQSKPSNGSSGVDKTSPSDNKGGGSPSGSSDGNTNNSSGNSRNCAGSGNSVQQSPRSAGELVESLKLMGLCLGSQLHNGAKYIIDPQNSLSFSSVKVQEKSSWKMCISSNGTAGNSVPTASIKLFSDQMSDSANELELLKSKNFKNNVLQLPLCEKTISVNIQRNPKEGLLCTTSQASCCHVI